In a genomic window of Ranitomeya imitator isolate aRanImi1 chromosome 5, aRanImi1.pri, whole genome shotgun sequence:
- the LOC138637923 gene encoding serine/threonine-protein kinase SBK1-like gives MVTHTKEEDYQYLKTLGSGTYGKVVMATEKKTGNNVALKLMKKTHTKYEYFLHELCVSIQLSSHEGIISTHPIFVDSDNFYVLTQDLAPAGTLHSLIEPGVGIPEAMVKRCALQLTKALEYMHDQALVHRDIKPDNVLLMDKDCFHVKLSDFGLTRAIGTLVPSMSPLIPFMSPELCQLRRHETLDLRPTIDTWAFGVLLFVSFTGCYPWERAIEDDPLFKDFIHWQRFQSYISPSGRWTKFSASAQQLFHALFTEDPTTRSPVNVVLNYLHFPWGEDYVPEHSQEIVVDNDEINHFETELIVIEEEDHYIVVENRGDIECIIIDSPGDNGGQEIEDIIQVMRRWAKGRLIKFYFIKSRGGNSRSGILRDPDG, from the exons ATGGTCACCCACACCAAAGAGGAGGACTACCAGTATTTGAAGACACTGGGTAGCGGAACCTATGGCAAAGTGGTCATGGCTACCGAGAAGAAGACAg GAAACAATGTGGCCCTTAAGCTAATGAAGAAGACACACACAAAGTATGAATATTTCCTTCATGAGCTGTGTGTGTCCATCCAGCTATCAAGTCATGAAGGAATCATCTCCACCCACCCCATCTTTGTGGACTCTGATAACTTCTACGTCCTGACCCAGGATTTGGCCCCTGCAGGAACACTTCACTCACTGATAGAACCCGGT GTTGGAATTCCAGAAGCGATGGTGAAGCGTTGTGCGCTACAGTTGACCAAAGCATTGGAATACATGCACGATCAAGCACTGGTGCATAGAGACATTAAACCAGACAATGTGCTACTCATGGACAAAGACTGCTTCCATGTCAAGCTAAGTGATTTCGGTTTGACAAGAGCCATTGGTACCCTCGTACCATCAATGTCACCCTTGATTCCCTTCATGTCCCCAGAGCTTTGTCAGTTGCGGCGCCATGAAACTCTAGACCTACGCCCCACCATTGACACCTGGGCCTTTGGCGTACTGCTTTTTGTCTCTTTTACTGGATGTTATCCATGGGAAAGAGCAATAGAAGATGATCCTCTCTTCAAAGACTTTATCCACTGGCAACGGTTTCAAAGCTACATTTCACCTTCAGGACGCTGGACCAAATTTTCTGCCAGTGCTCAACAATTATTTCACGCCCTGTTCACTGAAGACCCCACCACCAGGAGTCCAGTAAACGTAGTCCTCAACTACCTTCACTTTCCATGGGGAGAAGACTACGTGCCTGAACATTCTCAAGAGATTGTTGTGGACAATGATGAAATCAATCATTTTGAGACTGAATTAATAGTCATTGAAGAAGAAGATCactacattgtggtggagaaccgaGGGGACATCGAGTGCATCATCATAG ACTCACCGGGGGACAATGGAGGCCAGGAGATCGAGGACATTATCCAAGTCATGAGAAGATGGGCCAAGGGACGTCTGATCAAGTTTTACTTCATCAAATCAAGAG GTGGCAATTCCAGAAGTGGAATTTTACGTGATCCAGATGGCTGA